From Cryptococcus neoformans var. grubii H99 chromosome 6, complete sequence:
CCAACTCAACACCATTTCCCAACACCTCCGCTCCATTTCTACCACTGAAGGGCTCCGTTCTCTTTGGCGAGGTGTCGCCAGTGTCATCCTCGGCGCCGGACCGGCGCACGCTGCGCATTTTGGAATGTACGAATTTGTGAGGGAGATTAGTGGCGGGAGGAACGATGGATGGCAGGGTGTAGTGGGCACTGCTGTGGCTGGAGCTGCTGCCACCGTCTCTAGCGATGCTTTGATGAACCCCTTTGACGGTTAGTCCCAGGTTTTCTCTAAAAAAAGTGATAAAATACTGACAAGATTGAAATCTCATTTAGTAATCAAACAACGTATGCAGATCGCCAATTCACCTTACAGCAATGTCCTCCACTGCGCGCGCACCGTCTACGCCCGCGAAGGTCTCTCCGCATTCTACGTCTCCTATCCTACCACACTCACCATGTCCGTCCCCTTCACCGCCGTTCAATTCTCCGCATATGAATACCTGAAAACGCTACTTAACCCTTCCGGCTCCTATTCCCCTTCCACGCACGTCATTGCGGGCGGTATAGCGGGTGGTCTCGCAGCAGCCGTGACGACGCCGTTGGATGTGGCCAAGACGCTACTTCAAACGAGGGGGAGCAGTGCTGATGAGCGGATAAGAGGTGCAAGAGGGATGGGCGAGGCATTGAGGATTATCTGGGAGAGGGACGGATGGAAGGGTTTGAGAAGGGGGATGGCGCCTAGGGTTTTGACAGTAGCTCCGAGCACGGCTATCAGTTGGATGAGTTATGAGTTCTTCAGTGGGTTTTCTATGTCCTATAATCCTTAGctcccttcctcatttTGAATTGTCGATGAGTTTACTGACAAGACCACCAACAGAGGTCCTTATACGACAACACGGTTCTTTACCCGAGACCGGTCAATCGCTCTAAACCCTCAAAACCTTGCGAACCAAGTTTATCTTGGCGTTTCTGCTATGTTGTGATTTTGTGGTTATATGCCTGATTAATCGGATCTCGCAGTGGTCTACCGTATCAATACCAACAGAAGGATGCCGCTTGATGATCTGACTTGAGTAGATgtaggagaagagggacaaGGTGTGGGTGTGTATAATTTAAATCAGCATTACAGTAAATCGTTAATGACAATAGCAATAGTcatgggaagaggaagtgaGAGGGGGGAAtcagagaggaagaaaaggcatAAATTCATTTTTCATCTTATTATcgcctttcttttttgtgCTAGATTTGAGGATAAAACTGTATGTATTGAGAGAAATTTGCATTCAACTTTTGAACTTCTACCAGCAGGCGTGATACCGCTGCGTTTGGACTGTCCTTGTCCTTAAAGGCAATATTCAGTCACAATCAATGGCCGGTGGCCAATTCGAGTGGTAATGCGAGAGTGAGCTTGCCGGACGAAAAAAGCTAAGAATCAAAGAACGTTCCGTCAACGAGCTCAACAAGTGTCATCCCTTATCCTTCGTATGTCTGTAAAGTGATAAGGGATGTCTCCTTTATGCGCTTCTCTTTACCTTATACAAGGGTTGACTGCAAATGTGGATTGGTGAGGATAATATACATGTTCTTCGATCTACACATTCATTCTCCCACCTTGTACTTTCCCTACAAGCACAAAATCTTCGATCCAAACAGCTAAGAAGGAAATCCAGAAGACCTCTTCATGTCACCATTAACTCTCGCCCAACTTCCATCTAACCAGATTCGTCCCTCTGCCTCCCCCTCTCGCTGGGTATCATCTCCGCACCGCCCcgcctccctccctctctccccttctctttGCTCCTCGGCTCTTCCTCGCGCACATCCTATCCCcctcccttcatcccctcTCTATCCATCTCTCGTCCCTGCTCTGCCCCTACCTCTTGCAAGCATCGCCGTACCCGCCACAGCAAGCATTCCCAATATGCTTCTCCCACCGCCTCTCAATCAAAACCACACCACCACCCATAACCAGAATCTCGATGAAGCTCCATGGTGTTTTAGCTTTATGTCCAGGATGGCCGCACCGGCGAGCGCTATCGTTCCTATCCCTCCTGCCCCGCCTAACACTCTGCTTGCAGCCAGTACAGCCCATGTGGAAACCGTCCCGGCCCGAATGGGAGGAGTTTCGTTAGGCGACTGGGCACCGAGCAGTGTTAAGGACCTCAAAAGCCTCGCGAGGAGTTTAGAGGGTAGTACCATCAAACCGGTGCCGATATCATTTATCTTTGAAAACGATAATTTCGccaaagatggagaagttgAGCTGCTAAAGAACCATCAAGGGAGTTTCGAATTCGAGAGGAGAATGAAAGAGATTGAACGAGAATTGAGAGAACAACCGCTTTCAACTGCGACGCCTTCTCGTGGGTCCCAAGGATCGATCACCATCAAAGCTGGGCCCTTATTGGGAAGAAAAGCCAGGAACAACAACGGTTTGACGCAAGGGATCGACGAAGTTGATGTGGAATGGTGTTTCCTCTGTGGCAAAGAAGGACAGAGAGGCGGGATGGAGTTGAAGAGCATGTATGGAGAAGGTTGGCAGTGGCTTTGCCAGAGCTGCAGTTAAAAGTAATCTAACATCTTGAATCCTGCGAGTTTGTTTAGTACCAGTACCAATACTGTGGATTTTAGCCTGCCCTCTCCCCTGTATTGTCATAATGTGCATGCTCATAATGTCATGAAAACTCGCCTCGGTGTTTGAGCGCTCGATTAATGATCCTCCATTTTGACTAGACCCCGCATTCTCatcgccttcatcctcgcctccacctctctGTCACCTGGTGTCTGACCACCATTACTGTATAGGTCTTGGAGCAGACGGTCGATATCGGGAGTGACAACGTAGTTTTTGTGGACATCTCCAAGGACGACAGCGGACTTTTGCTTGGCGTCGAGGTGTACGAGCTGTTGGACAAAGGTAGCGGGGACACCAGGGTTGACCTGTAATTTAGAGATTAACATTCATACAGATGAAGGGAAAGCGGGGATGACCTACATCCATGACAATGTCTTTACCCATGACAATTTTGACTTTACCCGACTTCATGACCACCATTGTACCCACCCTACCCTCCGGTGTAGGTTCCACAAcgttcttctttgcccttAACTGTGAGGCTGTGGGCTTGATATCAGGCTTGACGTCGCCGTCCGGGTTTGTAAGATCTACAGGACCAGCAGGGTTGAActtggggaagaggtgagggaattggaagatgaacagCTTGTTCTCTGGGGCGTCATTTCCATCCACAGAGATGAATTCGCCCTTtaaatcttcttcctcatcctcactctCTGACTCGCTCAAGTCGATTGCTTGGGCGGCATTGACTTCTTCGATCTCAGGTTCGTCGATCCCGCCTGTTTGCATAAAATTGCGCACCCTTCGTCCTCGCTCGTCTCGATCTTGTTCTTCATCAGCCGACATCATCGCATCgtcatctctttccctctgGCTTGGGGACATGGGCTCATCCTTGACTCCACTCCGACTGTCATCTCTGTTCTTtcccttgtccttcttctttgctgctCCTCTCTTAatatccttcttgtccttctctcccttggCTTTCCCTTGGGTAAGTTTTCGATCACGATAAAGACTAGTGGGTGCTGATTCAGACATGGTGGAGACCATGTCAATATCGATGGGTCGCATGGATGGGaaaccatcttcttcagaaTGATCAGAGTAAACTTCGGCGTCGGAGGGGTAGTCGGTAGTACGAGGGGCTGGGGCGGCTGCGGTAAACCGCCTTGAAGCTAATCCATTAAATGAGCAAGCTATATTAAAATTATGTAAGGCACACTCACAAGAAGCAGCAGGTCGAGGTCCACCAAACACACCAGCAGCAATGGATGTCGAAACGActgctcctcctcgacctcgACCTCGGGTACCGCCACCGCGTCCGCGACCATTCATACCTCCCCTCGCCGGTGGCTGAGGGACCGGGGCAGATTCCTGGGCAGATATTAGTCACGACTTCCGCTAATTATGTTGTTAGCTTACAGGTCGAGTTTCAGCTTCTCTAGAATAGTAGTCAGCTTTATATTCCTGCAATATAAAGTAAGACGAGAATTACGTTTTCACGCGTCTAATAGGCACTTTTGGCTTAAATTTCATCCTCTGGATACCGCCTGCTGGCGCACCGTCACCACTAGGTCCAGCAGAAGGAACAGGTGTGCTCCTCGCCGAGGGGGGAGCGCTACTTTCTGAAACAGTGGTTGACCGGTTCGTCTGCATGGCCGCCGAGAcaagagcaggaggaggctgATCGGACATTGCTGAAAGGGATCGGGCGAATATTTGGGGCGGCCAGTCCTGTTCAGTTGTCCATAAAGTGTCGAACAGATGGATGTTTTCGTCAAAAGCCAGCCAAAATCGTGGTGTAGAAGTCACGTGATGTGGAGGCGTTTTGTAATCCAATTAGAAATTCAGTTCTGATAGCCATTAGGGAAACTTTGTATTGTGAGGGAATTCAATGTCCCCGCCGAGGCGATGACGCTGGCTCTTTCGACGACTTATTCGCTTTCCATAACGAACTTCATTCTGTTCTCCCTTTCAATTACATTTCTCGCCACCAACCTCATATAGCACAAAACAAGCTACAAATATTCACCCAGAATGCCTACTGATCTTCCATACGCTGCCGAAGCCGaatcttccctttccccgGACGAGCTTGAAGTTCTCAGGCGACAGTATTACAGGGAAATTGAGCAAGGACATGTCACTATTCAGAGCAAGTTCAACTATGGTAAGTCTCTTCTAAGTACCGTATTAAGGAAAGATTCTGACTGTATTCAGGTTGGGGCCTCATAAAATCTCCTAGCCCCGAACTTGAAACCGAAGGTGTAAAGCTTCTGCAAGGTTCGTTTGCCTCGTTCCAGGCCCATGTCAGACGTCCAGCTGATGATCTCTTTCAGAAATCTATTCTGCTTCTCCTGATCATCGTCGCGAATGTACATACTATATCGCTGTTGGCTACTACAAGCTTCGCAACTACGCCTATGCCCGCAAATTCAACAATCTCTTACTATCAGTTGAGCCGGGAAATATGCAAGCGCAAAGCTTGAGTACATTGATTGAGAATGCTGTGAAAAGGGATGGGCTCGTCGGTAAGTTTCGTGATAAAGCCCCTTAGTGTATGCGCTAACGTTTAGCTAGGTATTGGAATGATCACGGGCGCTGTGGCGGTTGTTGGATTGATTGCTGGGTCTGTCTGGAAGCGCTCCAGAAGGTAGACTGTAACCACTAGGATCTTCAGTATCAAAATGTGTATGATTACAACATATCAAAAGGCAAGCTGAACAATGCATTTGTATTTCATTAGGGCAGTGACTTATTATCTTAGCGACTGGGTTGGTTAAGTGACTAGCGGATCAGACGTTCCATAGGAGCGACATTGCCCATTGTGTTGCTAGAATGTTAAAAATTGGGGGATAATgaattcttcatctcatGGGGTGGGGGGGTACTAAAAGCGTTGGCACACCAAAGTCCGCTGATTGGAGGGTGTTCGCCTCTTGTTATGGTGTGCTAACCATGCCAGTTGTTTTCGGAAAATTCGGTTGTCTATCCTTCGATGGAACTCTAGGAGGAAACAAGCTCATATCtctggaagaaagaaactGTTCCATGTCTTTACTCGAAATCATCGACCTAGGAATGCGCTCAAGTATATCCAACGTCCGGCTGGACCACTTAGATGAACTCAATAATAAGTTCATTCGTCACCTTACTATACGCCACCCCGAAGTAATTGTCAACACCGACCTGCATACCCTAGATGGAAAGGGTCTTGGTATCCCCAAGAATCCTAAGTTAAGATAAATTACATTCCAGATGGAGCTGCAAGCGAAGGCAGTCGCGCAACTGAAGTAAGGTTTGAAAGTCCAACGTTCCTGCCTTTGATTTACCATCTGCTCTGACCAGAGCATCTTCGACATCACTGTGGCGACTGTTACCTATCGCGTTGAGATCCAGCTCAGAAAACTTTAGCAGAATTTTCTGCAAGACGTCTTCTGTTTTACTGTTGATGAAGGTTCCGAAGATGGACTCAATGGCCGTGGCAGTGTGCTGGCCAATCCCATCAGTATTCTTGCCCTGGTCCATGGACATCATTCTCACCCTTATCAGATCCCTACAGCGCAGATACCCTCGAAATGCCACCACGGATGCTTGATATTTATTCGAACCGCTCTGGTTCATTTGCTTTAGGATTAAGTTTATCCTTTCCAAGGTAAAAGACCACCAGCCATAGCATGGCCCGAAGTGACGAACATCCCTGGTGAAATGTGTCAGTACCCAGTACGCCAAGCGGAGCTATCAAGTCATAATCAATTATAATTTTCCATTTCATCAACACTGCCTACTtacatctcctcctcaagtATGCGCTGGCCTTCAAGGTGGATACGTCCGGGTCGAAGTGAGAACTCTATGCCTTAAAGGGTCAACGTTATAAGAAGGATAAAGGCCGCAACAATAATCACCGCTGACTGGCTACTTACTGCAAAACAGGAGGCGTCATTCCTACTGCCGACGAACCACTCTtgccatcttcctcttggcatcttctctctccgcAGACCCTTTAGCAGGTAGGCTGATGGCATTCGTTATTGCAGGTGTATCTAAAATAGCCTCCAATACACGCGCGGTACATCGGACAACGTGGCCCTGAGAGACGCCAAAGGTTTCGGAGATCTGCCGGAGCGGGGATGCGTTGCCCGAGTGACCCATTCGatagaggaaaaggatgagCTGCTGATCTGGGGAAGTCTGAGGGATGTCGCCTCTGCCCTGGAAGACAGGATGGCCTCTGACATGACTGAGAATGCGGGCGAATGTCCAGAGACATACGCGAACGTCATCGCGAAAGGTTTCCGGCCTTGAATGGCACCAGTGCTGAAGAGGCAAATCGAAACGTCCGCCTGCTTCGGGAATGCCCTTCCTCTGCCACAGGTCTCATTGGCGAGAGATGCTCGAGGTAATAGTTGACAGAAAAATGCAGTCCATCTATGTCCTCTCCCATATCTTCATCGACCAGATGGGTAAAGGACAGATTGGCgggtgaaagagaagagttggggttggggagaaggtaagTATCGCCATCAAATTTTCCAAGTCATTTGTTCCTTCTACGATTTCGGAGGGAGGGGCAGgggaaggcaaggaatTGCAAGAGGAGAGTCGAATTGAACGGAGATGAGCCAAATCTTCGGCTGCATCGACGTCTGTTCTTTCTTCATGTATGAGGGAATCGATTGCTTCGACTCATAGAAATCCTCGAGGCATGGCTGATGGCAATAATGATTGCTTCGCTGTAGTATTGTGCTTGGATCGATGGTCCGGAGTAGCGTAGTGCATATAGTGATAAGCGAAGATCGATGGGAAGCAGCGGAACGGGTTGCATAGACGGAGATTTCCCAACTCCGAGGCCCAGAAATCGGCCTAATGTCACCTGAGACCCCTCTAATATACATCAGTTGTAGGACGCAAAAGTCCGTGTGTACAGGAAATAGATTCCATCCCGGATTCCTGTGGCGACAGGATAGGACTCAAAGATACACAGTGTAAATGCACAACAAGAAGTTATCATCAACACAGCAGCTAAGCTTGGTCTTATGGCTTGGCTGCACTTGGCTAACTATATCCTTTGCCAAAACATCGATGATTTACCTTCGAAACCCAAGTATTCAATTGTCCTTTTGGAACAGGCGTTGAACTCTTATCTTATCACTGCTTATTATGAAACTTATCGCTCGCAGAAAGGCTGAGCGAAGGAGTGGGGGATTTGAGAACAAATATATACTGTGTACATATGTGTAGATCAATAGTAACTGGACCAAGTACTTTTTCACAATTCGTCCATACCTTCACTCCAACGCCGTTGCCTATGACTGCTTATTCGATTGCATTTCTCGTCCAACAAGCTCCGCTATAGGTGTTCCGGCGGCAGAGTCATACCGACGAACGTCGCTGACTTCACCCCTCCCAAGGGTAAAAAGCGCTTACCAAATGTCATGTGTTTTTGAACCTATACTCACCTAATGCgccccctcctcctccccttgTCCTCATAATGGGTTCATACATCAGCTTATAGGGGACGTATTCTGTACGTAGATCACAATGAGCACAATGGATGCGGACCATATGTTGGACAACGTCACAGCCTTGAAGCATAATGGCTGTCAGTGGTCTGGTTAGAAACACACGTAAATTACTCACTTAGCGTCATATCGGCCTCCGCTGCCTTGGCCACTATCTCCTTTTTCAATTCCATACTGTTAAATGAATGATGAGGACTGGTACGGATGCTCAGCTTCCCTTCTAACCAAAGTCAGATGAGGAAAGCCATCCAGTACCAAGCTACTATGGACTTATATATCTATCTACGCTCGCCACTACAAGCTAAATGATATAATACCATCCACCTCGCTAATCTGTAAGCACACCATCGGTGACTTGATCTGACATCATGGCCTCTTTTCTATGTTATCCAATCTCCACCTCGCTACCATTCCCTCGCTACCATTCTCTCAACAAGGAGACAAAAGTATTGATTTTCTGGGGAAACTATGAAAACTCAGCGACGGTCCATGGATAGAAACCAAGAGCTTACGCTATCTCCCTCGGCCACTGCCTTGTGTCCCTTTCCCCCAGTCGTATTCTCCTCGTGCTCTGCGTACT
This genomic window contains:
- a CDS encoding solute carrier family 25 (mitochondrial iron transporter), member 28/37; its protein translation is MPSDSSSSQVPRFHVHPHGAHLDHPAPPIQAGESSLALEEEEEHDYESLPVGSGWAVNMAAGAMAGISEHSAIFPIDSIKTRMQILAPVLHPVTGTTSATITGTIAPQLNTISQHLRSISTTEGLRSLWRGVASVILGAGPAHAAHFGMYEFVREISGGRNDGWQGVVGTAVAGAAATVSSDALMNPFDVIKQRMQIANSPYSNVLHCARTVYAREGLSAFYVSYPTTLTMSVPFTAVQFSAYEYLKTLLNPSGSYSPSTHVIAGGIAGGLAAAVTTPLDVAKTLLQTRGSSADERIRGARGMGEALRIIWERDGWKGLRRGMAPRVLTVAPSTAISWMSYEFFKVLIRQHGSLPETGQSL
- a CDS encoding DNA-directed RNA polymerase III subunit RPC4 codes for the protein MSDQPPPALVSAAMQTNRSTTVSESSAPPSARSTPVPSAGPSGDGAPAGGIQRMKFKPKVPIRRVKTEAETRPESAPVPQPPARGGMNGRGRGGGTRGRGRGGAVVSTSIAAGVFGGPRPAASSSRRFTAAAPAPRTTDYPSDAEVYSDHSEEDGFPSMRPIDIDMVSTMSESAPTSLYRDRKLTQGKAKGEKDKKDIKRGAAKKKDKGKNRDDSRSGVKDEPMSPSQRERDDDAMMSADEEQDRDERGRRVRNFMQTGGIDEPEIEEVNAAQAIDLSESESEDEEEDLKGEFISVDGNDAPENKLFIFQFPHLFPKFNPAGPVDLTNPDGDVKPDIKPTASQLRAKKNVVEPTPEGRVGTMVVMKSGKVKIVMGKDIVMDVNPGVPATFVQQLVHLDAKQKSAVVLGDVHKNYVVTPDIDRLLQDLYSNGGQTPGDREVEARMKAMRMRGLVKMEDH
- a CDS encoding mitochondria fission 1 protein, translating into MPTDLPYAAEAESSLSPDELEVLRRQYYREIEQGHVTIQSKFNYGWGLIKSPSPELETEGVKLLQEIYSASPDHRRECTYYIAVGYYKLRNYAYARKFNNLLLSVEPGNMQAQSLSTLIENAVKRDGLVGIGMITGAVAVVGLIAGSVWKRSRR